CGATGGTCGCCGCGCACGCTCTTTTCATTTGTCTGCGCAAGTCTCCCCCTGGAGATGTGGTCCGGATGAATTCCCGATTCATCCGGCCGGGGGACATCCCGCACGCATGCGCGTGCACCCCCCGGAATACGCAAGTATGCCCGGGGGGTGATCGACCGCTCAATAGAGAGGTGACAGTGAAGAGTTGACGGAGTTGTTCCGCTCCGCTCCCGCGCTCCCCTTTTGCACTCCTTTATGCTCCCGCGTTCTCCTTGACAGTGATCCGGCCCTTGCGGATCGTCGCAAGCCGCGGCGCCTTCTGCGCTATCGCTGAATCGTGCGTGACCATGATGAAAGTGAGCCCGTGCTCCTTCCACATGGCCTCCAGTACGTCCATGATCTCGTCGCGCATCGACTCGTCGAGGTTTCCGGTGGGTTCGTCGGCGAGCAGCACCTTCGGCTGCTTGACCAGGGCTCGGGCGATGGCGACGCGCTGCTGCTGGCCGCCGGACAGCTCGGCGGGCAGATGCCCGAGCCGCTCGGCCAGCCCCACCGACTCCAGTGCCGCGGCGGCCCGTTCGCGCCGTTCCCTCGTTTTCACACCGAGGGGTACGAGGGCGGTCTCGACGTTCTCCTGGGCGGTGAGCGTGGGAATCAGGTTGAAGCTCTGAAAGACGAAACCGATGTTCTCGCTGCGCACCCTGGTGAGCTTCGCCTCGGACAGTCTCGCCATGTCCGTGCCGTCGAGTTCGACACTCCCGGCGGTCGGGCGGTCGAGCCCGCCGAGCATCTGGAGAAGGGTCGACTTTCCGCCACCGGTGGGGCCCTGGATGACAAGCCGGTCGCCGTCCCCGATCGTCAGATCGATTCCGGC
This genomic interval from Streptomyces dengpaensis contains the following:
- a CDS encoding ABC transporter ATP-binding protein gives rise to the protein MYELRGVTKRYTRGKETVDALAGIDLTIGDGDRLVIQGPTGGGKSTLLQMLGGLDRPTAGSVELDGTDMARLSEAKLTRVRSENIGFVFQSFNLIPTLTAQENVETALVPLGVKTRERRERAAAALESVGLAERLGHLPAELSGGQQQRVAIARALVKQPKVLLADEPTGNLDESMRDEIMDVLEAMWKEHGLTFIMVTHDSAIAQKAPRLATIRKGRITVKENAGA